The genomic stretch AAAGTCTTTACCCGGTAAAAATGCTAGGTCTGTGATCTTTTGCTACATTTCTTGTTATTATATATTATGAAGAGAAAACTTCGATTCCCAAGAATTGTAAAGCCTTTTGAGGCAAAAGAGAAAATCATTCTCAGAGATTATCTCGCTTTAGAGCGAACCACCTTGGCAAATGAAAGGACATTATTCTCCTACATTCGAACCAGCCTTTATTTGGTAATTGGAGGGATTGGTTTACTCAAGCTTGAAGATTTTAGCAGTTTGCGCTGGCTCGGAAATGTTTCCTTGGTAATCAGTGCCTTGCTTATTATTTATGGTTTAATCCGATATTTTATGCTCAAGCGAAAGCTGCTGAAGTTTTATGAGAACAAAGATTTGCCAGAGTAAATTTTATCTCGCCAAATTGTGCTTGTAGGAAAATGGAGGCAGCCTTATTATTTTCTATCGGTTTTGTCATGTGTTTTCAAAGATGTGGTCTGAAAGTCGTGTTATTAAAGGAGAATGTTGCAATTGGTTACTTCTAATGTTTACTTATTGTTTTGTTTCAGTTAAGGATGACTTGTGGTCAAATTATTATTATTTCTACTGTTGAATTTGGAAACACACTGTAAATCAATAGGTAGTAATGTTATTTTAAATCAATTTAAATTAGGTGCTTAAGATTGAATTAATAGTGAGGGAAATTTTGAGGAACATGAGCTAAGGACATTTAGGCTCATTAATAAATCCTTAAAAATCACCGAATTCAATGAAAAAAGTTACCAATTGGATTTTCCTTGCGGCTGCCCTTTATGGAGGAGCAATAGCCCAAGCACAAGTCCAAACAGTGCAAGTGCAGGTAAACTCCTCGTCAAATGACGCAGAAGAAGACCTTACCAACAACACACTAGATCTTACGAGTACAGATCTAGAACTATCTACTGACGGAACTGACCA from Owenweeksia hongkongensis DSM 17368 encodes the following:
- a CDS encoding DUF202 domain-containing protein translates to MKRKLRFPRIVKPFEAKEKIILRDYLALERTTLANERTLFSYIRTSLYLVIGGIGLLKLEDFSSLRWLGNVSLVISALLIIYGLIRYFMLKRKLLKFYENKDLPE